The following coding sequences are from one Triplophysa rosa unplaced genomic scaffold, Trosa_1v2 scaffold843, whole genome shotgun sequence window:
- the LOC130551260 gene encoding phospholipase-B 81-like: MMTQTTNNVFNTSLYSYITPASLFAWQRVRLAHALAHTGEEWAQTFSRFNSGTYNNQYMIVDTSRVSLGSKLEDGALTVVEQIPGLVEFSDQTQTLRRGQTHCFIV; encoded by the exons ATGATGACTCAGACCACCAATAACGTCTTCAACACCTCCCTCTACTCTTACATCACTCCTGCCAGTCTGTTCGCCTGGCAGCGGGTTCGACTGGCACACGCGCTGGCACACACCGGCGAGGAGTGGGCACAGACCTTCTCTAGATTCAACTCGG GCACATATAATAATCAGTACATGATCGTGGACACGAGTCGAGTGAGTCTGGGCAGTAAACTGGAGGATGGAGCGCTGACGGTGGTGGAACAGATCCCTGGACTGGTGGAGTTTTCAGATCAGACGCAGACTCTGCGGAGAGGTCAGACACACTGTTTCATTGTGTAA